The following are encoded in a window of Geobacter metallireducens GS-15 genomic DNA:
- a CDS encoding Gfo/Idh/MocA family protein: MTEKIRTAVIGVGYLGLFHAEKFAQLPESDLIGVVDTSRPRAEEVAAKVGTAPYTDYRELLDKVDAVSIVVPTQFHFEVARAFLERGVHVLLEKPVTTTVEEADELIRLAEDNGVVFQVGHLERFNPVIVGLKGLLTGPRFIESIRIAPFKPRGTDVNVVLDLMIHDIDIIQTIVGSPVKQISSIGAPVFTDEEDIANARIQFENGCVANVTASRISLKSERKMRIFQADSYISVDFQNKKLAVFRKGSGEMLPGVPKVDMEEKSFDQGDALKSEIASFLECVRTGAKPVVSGQDGKRALETAIKISKKL; encoded by the coding sequence ATGACGGAAAAGATTCGGACCGCGGTGATCGGCGTTGGCTATCTGGGCCTCTTCCACGCGGAGAAATTCGCCCAGCTCCCTGAGTCGGATCTGATCGGGGTGGTTGATACCAGCAGGCCCCGGGCGGAGGAGGTGGCCGCCAAGGTGGGGACGGCCCCCTACACCGATTACCGGGAGCTGCTCGACAAGGTCGACGCCGTCAGCATCGTGGTGCCGACCCAGTTCCACTTCGAGGTGGCGCGGGCGTTTCTGGAACGGGGCGTTCACGTCCTCCTGGAGAAACCGGTTACGACCACGGTCGAAGAGGCCGACGAACTCATCCGGCTTGCCGAAGATAACGGTGTGGTCTTCCAGGTGGGGCACCTTGAGCGGTTCAACCCGGTGATCGTGGGCCTCAAGGGACTTCTGACCGGGCCCCGCTTCATTGAGTCGATCCGGATCGCTCCCTTCAAGCCCCGGGGAACCGATGTGAACGTGGTTCTTGATCTGATGATCCATGACATCGACATCATCCAGACCATTGTCGGCTCGCCGGTGAAGCAGATCAGCTCCATTGGCGCCCCGGTCTTCACCGACGAGGAGGATATCGCCAACGCCCGCATCCAGTTCGAGAACGGTTGCGTGGCCAACGTCACGGCCAGCCGCATCAGCCTCAAGAGCGAGCGGAAGATGCGGATATTCCAGGCCGACTCCTACATCTCCGTCGACTTCCAGAACAAGAAGCTGGCGGTGTTCCGCAAGGGGAGCGGAGAAATGCTTCCCGGTGTTCCCAAGGTTGACATGGAGGAAAAGTCGTTTGATCAGGGAGATGCCCTGAAGTCCGAAATAGCCTCGTTCCTGGAGTGCGTCCGGACGGGCGCAAAGCCGGTGGTATCGGGCCAGGACGGCAAGCGGGCGCTGGAAACGGCGATAAAGATCAGCAAAAAACTGTGA
- the lpxA gene encoding acyl-ACP--UDP-N-acetylglucosamine O-acyltransferase translates to MIHPTAIVHPEAQVAEGVEIGPYAIIGEHVRIGRGSRIGAHSVIDGWTDIGEECQIFHMASVGGIPQDLKYRGEETWLRIGKRNIIREFTTLQPGTVTGIGETVIGEGNLFMAYCHVAHDCVVGNRVIMANGSTLAGHVVVEDHAILGGLSAVHQFTRVGESAMLSGGAMVGQDVLPYTIASGNRATSAGLNTVGLKRRGFSPDTISAVKKAYRLMLRSGLRLDEAIARIREEVPMSPEIVHFIEFAQKSERGICR, encoded by the coding sequence ATGATTCATCCCACGGCAATCGTACACCCCGAGGCGCAGGTGGCCGAAGGGGTCGAGATCGGCCCCTATGCCATCATCGGCGAGCATGTCAGGATCGGCCGCGGGTCACGGATTGGCGCCCACTCGGTCATTGACGGCTGGACCGATATTGGCGAGGAGTGCCAGATCTTTCATATGGCGTCTGTGGGGGGGATCCCCCAGGATCTCAAGTACCGGGGTGAGGAAACCTGGCTCCGGATCGGCAAGAGGAACATTATCCGGGAGTTCACGACCCTCCAGCCGGGAACGGTGACCGGTATCGGCGAAACGGTGATCGGCGAGGGAAACCTCTTCATGGCCTACTGCCATGTGGCCCATGACTGCGTTGTCGGCAACCGGGTCATCATGGCCAACGGATCGACCCTGGCGGGGCACGTGGTGGTGGAGGATCATGCCATTCTCGGCGGGCTTTCCGCCGTGCACCAATTCACGCGGGTTGGCGAGAGCGCCATGCTCTCCGGCGGCGCCATGGTGGGGCAGGATGTCCTCCCCTATACCATCGCCAGCGGCAACCGGGCCACGTCGGCGGGGCTCAACACCGTAGGCCTCAAGCGGCGCGGCTTCTCCCCGGACACAATCAGTGCCGTGAAGAAGGCCTATCGTCTGATGCTCCGGTCGGGGTTGCGGCTCGACGAGGCCATTGCCCGCATCCGGGAAGAGGTCCCCATGTCTCCCGAGATCGTTCACTTCATCGAGTTCGCACAAAAATCGGAAAGGGGTATCTGCCGATGA
- the fabZ gene encoding 3-hydroxyacyl-ACP dehydratase FabZ, producing the protein METVFDINEIMKILPHRYPFLLVDRIVEHVPGERIVGIKNVTINEPFFQGHFPGHPIMPGVLIVEAMAQVGGILAYMASDDEVRNKVCYFASIDNVKFRKPVLPGDQLRIEVAATGCKRGIWCFSAKAIVKGKVTTQAELKATFADKDRL; encoded by the coding sequence ATGGAAACTGTCTTTGATATCAATGAAATCATGAAAATCCTTCCCCACCGTTACCCCTTTCTCCTGGTGGACCGGATCGTGGAGCACGTGCCGGGAGAAAGGATCGTGGGGATCAAGAACGTTACCATCAACGAGCCTTTCTTCCAGGGACATTTCCCCGGTCATCCCATCATGCCGGGGGTGCTGATTGTCGAGGCCATGGCCCAGGTGGGTGGTATCCTTGCATACATGGCATCGGACGACGAAGTCCGGAATAAAGTCTGCTATTTTGCTTCCATTGACAACGTGAAATTCCGCAAGCCGGTGCTGCCGGGAGACCAACTCCGGATCGAGGTTGCGGCCACCGGGTGCAAGCGCGGCATCTGGTGTTTCAGCGCCAAGGCCATTGTCAAGGGGAAGGTGACGACCCAGGCGGAACTCAAGGCCACCTTTGCCGACAAGGACAGGTTGTAA
- the lpxD gene encoding UDP-3-O-(3-hydroxymyristoyl)glucosamine N-acyltransferase, producing MAVSRTLRELAEYLGGTVAGDESKTISGVASLDDAADHQITFLANPRYAPKVATTGAGAVVLPPGGERHGRNAIHVANPYLAFAKLLTLFHVAPRKPQGVMEGALVGHNVAMGSDVTIYPGAFVGDGVTLGDRVTIFPGVVIYEGVTLGSDVTLHSNVVVYQGCRIGNRVTIHAGTIIGSDGFGYAPDGDGFYKIPQLGIVVIEDDVEVGANTTIDRAALAATRIGRGTKIDNLVMIAHNCVIGENCTIVSQVGISGSTKLGRRVTLAGQVGVAGHLEIGDNSMVGAKSGIPGNIPAGSMVSGIPAFNHRDWLRASAVVPKLPELRKTIAELEKRVRELEEKQGA from the coding sequence ATGGCGGTCTCGCGAACCCTCAGGGAACTTGCCGAATACCTCGGCGGCACCGTTGCCGGTGACGAGTCCAAGACGATATCCGGCGTTGCAAGCCTTGACGATGCCGCCGATCACCAGATTACCTTCCTCGCCAATCCCCGCTACGCGCCAAAGGTTGCCACAACCGGAGCCGGCGCAGTGGTGCTGCCGCCGGGGGGCGAGCGCCACGGCAGAAACGCGATCCACGTGGCGAACCCCTACCTGGCCTTTGCCAAGCTGCTCACGTTGTTCCATGTCGCGCCACGGAAGCCCCAAGGGGTTATGGAGGGGGCGCTGGTGGGCCACAACGTCGCCATGGGGAGCGACGTCACCATCTATCCCGGAGCCTTCGTGGGAGACGGCGTAACGCTCGGGGACCGGGTGACGATCTTTCCGGGTGTTGTCATCTATGAAGGGGTCACCCTGGGCAGCGATGTGACGCTCCACTCCAACGTTGTCGTCTACCAGGGGTGCCGCATCGGGAACCGGGTTACAATCCATGCCGGTACCATCATCGGTTCCGATGGTTTCGGTTACGCCCCGGACGGCGATGGTTTCTACAAGATCCCTCAACTGGGGATCGTTGTCATTGAGGATGATGTGGAGGTCGGCGCCAACACCACCATCGACCGGGCGGCCCTTGCCGCTACCCGCATCGGGCGGGGGACCAAGATCGACAACCTCGTCATGATAGCCCATAACTGTGTGATCGGCGAAAACTGTACAATCGTCTCCCAGGTGGGGATTTCCGGCAGTACAAAGCTCGGCAGGCGCGTGACCCTCGCCGGCCAGGTGGGGGTTGCGGGACACCTGGAAATCGGCGACAACTCCATGGTGGGGGCCAAGTCGGGCATTCCCGGCAATATCCCCGCCGGTTCCATGGTGAGCGGCATCCCTGCCTTCAACCACCGGGATTGGCTCCGAGCGTCTGCGGTGGTGCCGAAACTCCCTGAACTGAGGAAGACGATCGCCGAACTGGAGAAGCGGGTCAGGGAACTGGAAGAGAAACAAGGAGCCTGA
- a CDS encoding OmpH family outer membrane protein, translating into MKRFVTVASIVGSLVLASVAFGADGGKLGYIDMQKALNLSESGKEAKEQLAAKVKKYQDEINTKQEELKKLKDDLEKQSVLLSEAARSNKEKDYQQKLKEFQRFTKDAQDELQTKDEEFTKKIIEELEKVVQDYGRKNGYSFIFIRNEGMIYVDDKADVTDEILKLFNASRKK; encoded by the coding sequence ATGAAAAGATTCGTTACGGTTGCATCCATCGTGGGTTCTCTGGTGCTCGCTTCCGTGGCCTTTGGGGCTGACGGCGGCAAACTCGGTTACATCGACATGCAGAAGGCCCTCAATCTCTCCGAGTCCGGCAAGGAGGCCAAGGAGCAGCTTGCCGCCAAGGTCAAGAAGTACCAGGACGAGATCAATACCAAGCAGGAGGAGCTTAAAAAGCTCAAGGACGACCTTGAGAAACAGAGTGTCCTCCTTTCCGAGGCTGCCCGCAGCAACAAAGAAAAGGACTACCAGCAGAAACTCAAGGAGTTCCAGCGGTTCACGAAGGACGCCCAAGACGAGCTCCAGACCAAGGACGAGGAGTTCACCAAGAAGATCATTGAAGAGCTTGAGAAGGTCGTTCAGGACTACGGCAGGAAGAACGGCTACTCCTTCATCTTTATTCGGAATGAAGGGATGATCTATGTGGATGACAAGGCTGACGTGACCGACGAAATCCTCAAGCTCTTCAACGCGTCGCGGAAGAAGTAG
- the bamA gene encoding outer membrane protein assembly factor BamA, translating into MIRLHATRVGIAAAVVLAAQGAFAEGEKISDVQVRGNRRIDAAAILNAVTLKAGDLFYVEKVDADIRAIYRLGQFQDVKADTEKSDGGVVLVYTVVEKPIIREIKIDGAKQISTDKVREALGLKTNTIFSQKELTLSAKKVKKLYADEGYYLAEVDVKGEKRSGNDVRVVVAITEGEKVLIKAIRFEGNKAFPDKKLRGVMETKEKWFLSWLTGAGTYKDEVLKNDVNLIADLYFNNGYVNVKVGEPDVKVLEDRSGLAVTIGITEGDQYKTGSIGFKGDLLEKEDVLGLGLRVKTGETFNRANLRADVLALTDLYADKGYAFTNVTPLSKINADKKTVDITFDFEKGEKVFIDRINVIGNTKTRDKVLRREIKLVEGDAYSSTGLKKSKQSLMNLGFFEEVNIATAKGSADNKLDVNVEVKEKPTGTFSIGAGYSSLDGLIGQGSVSQGNFLGLGLKANLAASIGGKSSTYNVGLTDPYFLDTRWTVGADIYRTERDYLDFTRRATGGDIKAGYPLSDTMRTLWMYKYEDKKIFDVNVSSEDIIPETTSTTSSITASLTRDTTDYRLDPTTGMVNNISIEVAGLGGTSRFIRYFGDTSLFFPMKWSTVLSLRGALGYIQGIGKDVPIDERFFAGGINTIRGYEGRSISPYKRTSTGEAAFIGGDKEAVFNLEYTFPLLKDAGLKGVAFFDAGNVYDTGDTMFSSFRMSYGAGIRWVSPLGPLRLEYGIPINPRDGIDKTSGKFEFSIGSFF; encoded by the coding sequence GTGATTCGGTTACATGCAACTAGAGTTGGTATCGCCGCGGCAGTCGTTCTCGCTGCCCAAGGGGCCTTTGCCGAAGGGGAGAAAATCTCCGACGTTCAGGTGAGGGGCAACCGGAGAATCGACGCTGCGGCCATACTCAATGCCGTAACGCTTAAGGCGGGCGACCTTTTCTACGTGGAGAAGGTTGACGCGGACATCCGTGCCATCTATCGGCTGGGGCAGTTTCAGGATGTGAAGGCCGACACGGAGAAATCGGACGGCGGCGTTGTTCTCGTTTATACGGTCGTCGAGAAGCCGATCATTCGCGAGATCAAGATCGACGGGGCAAAGCAAATCTCCACCGATAAGGTGCGAGAGGCCCTCGGCCTGAAAACCAACACCATATTCTCGCAGAAAGAACTGACTCTGAGCGCCAAGAAGGTAAAGAAACTGTACGCCGACGAGGGGTATTACCTGGCCGAAGTCGATGTAAAGGGCGAGAAACGTTCCGGCAACGACGTCAGAGTGGTCGTCGCCATCACCGAAGGGGAAAAGGTCCTCATCAAAGCGATCCGGTTCGAGGGTAACAAGGCCTTCCCCGACAAGAAGCTCCGTGGCGTCATGGAGACCAAGGAGAAATGGTTTCTGTCCTGGCTCACCGGCGCCGGAACCTATAAGGACGAAGTCCTCAAGAACGACGTGAATCTCATTGCCGACCTCTACTTCAACAACGGCTACGTGAACGTGAAAGTTGGAGAGCCCGACGTCAAGGTCCTGGAGGATCGCAGCGGTCTTGCCGTTACCATCGGCATCACCGAAGGGGATCAGTACAAGACCGGTTCCATCGGGTTCAAGGGAGACCTCCTGGAGAAGGAGGACGTGCTCGGCCTGGGGCTTCGGGTCAAGACTGGCGAGACGTTCAACCGCGCGAACCTGCGAGCTGACGTGCTCGCTCTCACGGACCTCTATGCCGACAAGGGGTACGCCTTCACCAACGTTACCCCCCTTTCCAAGATAAACGCCGACAAGAAGACCGTTGACATAACCTTTGATTTCGAGAAGGGGGAAAAGGTTTTTATCGACCGGATAAATGTCATCGGCAACACCAAGACCCGCGACAAGGTCCTGCGTCGAGAGATCAAGCTTGTCGAGGGGGATGCTTACAGCAGCACCGGACTCAAGAAGAGCAAGCAGAGTCTCATGAATCTCGGTTTCTTCGAGGAAGTGAACATTGCCACCGCGAAAGGGAGTGCCGACAACAAGCTCGATGTGAACGTGGAGGTGAAGGAGAAGCCGACCGGGACGTTCAGTATCGGCGCCGGCTATAGTTCCCTTGATGGTCTCATCGGCCAGGGCTCGGTTTCCCAGGGGAACTTCCTGGGGCTCGGTCTCAAGGCGAACCTCGCCGCCTCCATCGGCGGCAAGTCCTCTACCTATAACGTGGGGCTCACGGACCCCTATTTCCTCGATACCCGCTGGACGGTGGGCGCTGACATTTACCGCACCGAGCGGGACTACCTCGACTTTACGCGGCGCGCCACGGGTGGCGACATCAAGGCGGGGTATCCGTTGAGCGACACCATGCGGACCCTCTGGATGTACAAGTACGAGGACAAGAAGATATTCGACGTCAATGTGTCGAGTGAGGATATAATCCCCGAAACCACGTCCACCACCAGCTCCATCACCGCGAGCCTCACCCGTGACACCACCGACTACCGGCTCGACCCGACCACGGGGATGGTGAACAACATCTCCATCGAGGTCGCCGGTTTGGGGGGCACCAGCCGCTTCATCCGCTACTTCGGTGATACATCATTGTTCTTCCCCATGAAGTGGAGCACGGTCCTCAGCCTCAGGGGCGCACTTGGTTACATCCAGGGCATCGGCAAGGATGTTCCGATCGACGAACGTTTCTTCGCCGGCGGGATCAACACGATCCGTGGCTACGAGGGGCGGAGCATCAGCCCCTACAAGAGAACTTCTACCGGCGAGGCGGCGTTCATCGGTGGGGACAAGGAAGCCGTTTTCAACCTGGAATACACGTTCCCGCTTCTCAAGGATGCCGGGCTCAAGGGGGTCGCGTTCTTTGATGCCGGCAACGTCTATGACACGGGCGACACCATGTTCTCCAGTTTTCGCATGAGCTACGGCGCAGGTATCCGCTGGGTATCGCCGCTTGGACCGCTGCGCCTCGAGTACGGCATCCCCATCAACCCCAGGGATGGCATCGACAAGACCAGTGGCAAGTTCGAGTTCTCCATCGGAAGCTTCTTCTGA